In Mytilus edulis chromosome 13, xbMytEdul2.2, whole genome shotgun sequence, a single window of DNA contains:
- the LOC139500694 gene encoding calmodulin-binding transcription activator 2-like isoform X4, with protein sequence MKMDYPSPCNHHVRVPSCDFPKLPKQLDEIPSANEFPLFRHRWNSNEEVAAVLTAFDKHKEWMSLEVKIRPPSGSMILYSRKKVRYKKDGYCWKKRKGGKNIREDHMKLKVQGLECIYGSYVHSDILPTFHRRCYWLLQNPDIVLIHYLNVPYPDDGKVKIPMMPGSVEKKEWTKEELVEQLRPMFSAGSSDQMLEETVEKLVKHLIQYHESQDKNKGQNIGYKKISCHSKPEDGASSTGDPSSASIPDDSQCKDILMNTVCQLNAKTQQSFPQAPHQRHSGVLHIQPKATDSIPCSENLTQAPFLLSVSQLPTTSYLLLSGGVASNTVSSVTVTSGCQQQPIPHVLDQPIHHMSHPIQVPHNIPGQLNLFAHPNSTDHDPHKTQMVYSEAQNFMPTSCTQNKTDTGDVPHLRNVSADDIQDLIHSSFPVETSNNYANFPQAMNDNNNTGLPLTTSDYNILDNLDFEISEIEKLYNDLSRQPDTNSLKGDGMHKNNTCDQELTNEINLFNSDLVQSCQVQPEQNFPDISTICDNKTVNNGKGLSGHKGEEHKILDYSPEWSNSQGGEKVLVVGPWCSLSSHYLCLFDSKPVPTTLIQPGVLRCFSPAHNGGVASLQVSCDGHVISNSVPFKYVSHDDKNKQKYNWFSISVDELKLLLLDRLFVIQEKLKKTMSRQPIQKLKEELKADHFEKKVVLYVKSLISKPWGNMTIFPKQGKRNMTLLHIAAALGYQALVHTLIVWRTDNPSWVLDCQVDSHALDDMSCTPLVWACAKGYISTVQFLYHWNPDSIHIMTKDQLSPFAVAKKFGHSSVVNELTSLTGKSSSLSSPSKQIDSSKAFNTPADKMEDNSVFKSPNSVLGSLHIDIPGQYVQSMKSNRPKHSVQSSRRKLAKHFSIDCTPEDFSYTPPSQYERPVRETNSEPRLCSVSSALTSTKNPMLYNPGRDLTSPDILIKPDEDHKTAMDHTETPSVHVTGTTCVEMDTGGDSSEDAKRQMVNLAQQIIAAMPMRIKLSPSRVDDAAEFAARERSSSYSSIPSQPSPHASSYEEDSGISTPMGDGFAFDEYRYSDLGTPASSLNSPESTCIPSPYSPYDFKLDSPPPTTEEFTEYFNAPATFMEKDFSLLTLSDQEQRKLYEAAKCIQKTYRKFRNKQQMTQQQKEMEAAVLIQKYYRRYKQYAYYKKMTQAAVLIQSQFRSYYAQKRFKKSRDAAVVIQNQYRTYKEHERLKKGGNKSVIIQQRYRSHYQRIPKHVGRNSDGQIVQIVPEGPDSTQADQSNSPDNILQLTDDSITAPSSEEKSRESSNH encoded by the exons GTTGTGATTTCCCCAAACTTCCGAAGCAGCTTGATGAAATCCCGTCTGCAAATGAATTTCCGTTGTTCCGACACCGCTGGAATTCCAATGAA GAGGTGGCAGCTGTGTTGACTGCATTTGACAAACATAAAGAATGGATGTCACTAGAAGTCAAAATCAG GCCCCCAAGTGGTTCTATGATACTGTACAGCAGAAAGAAAGTCAGATACAAAAAAGATGGTTATTGctggaaaaaaagaaaaggaggAAAAAATATACGAGAAGACCATATGAAGCTCAAAGTTCAAGGGTTAGAG TGTATTTATGGTTCCTATGTACATTCAGATATTCTACCCACTTTCCATAGAAGATGTTATTGGTTGTTACAG AATCCTGACATCGtgttaattcattatttaaatgttCCCTATCCTGACGACGGCAAGGTCAAAATTCCCATGATGCCGGGTTCTGTAGAGAAGAAAGAATGGACGAAAGAAGAACTAGTAGAACAGCTAAGACCAATGT TTTCTGCTGGAAGCTCAGATCAAATG CTTGAAGAAACAGTAGAAAAACTTGTAAAGCACCTTATACAGTACCATGAAAGTCAGGACAAgaacaaaggtcaaaatataggttACAAGAAGATAAGTTGTCATTCCAAGCCAGAAGATGGGGCCAGTTCAACAGGGGATCCATCTTCAGCTTCTATTCCTGATGATTCTCAGTGTAAAGACATATTAATGAACACAGTTTGCCAACTGAATGCTAAAACTCAACAGTCTTTCCCTCAGGCACCCCATCAAAGGCATTCAGGAGTTTTACATATCCAGCCTAAAGCCACTGATTCTATTCCTTGCTCAGAAAATCTCACTCAAGCTCCATTTTTGCTCAGTGTGAGTCAGTTACCAACGACAAGTTATTTGCTGCTGAGTGGAGGAGTAGCCTCAAACACTGTTTCATCTGTCACTGTAACATCGGGTTGCCAACAGCAACCAATTCCTCATGTTTTGGACCAGCCTATTCATCATATGTCTCATCCTATCCAAGTACCTCATAATATTCCGGGGCAGCTCAATTTATTTGCTCATCCTAACTCTACAGACCATGATCCTCATAAAACACAAATGGTATATTCTGAGGCACAGAATTTTATGCCTACTTCCTGTACACAGAATAAAACAGATACTGGTGACGTTCCTCATCTACGGAATGTGTCAGCCGATGACATACAGGACCTTATACATTCATCATTTCCTGTGGAAACATCAAACAATTACGCTAACTTCCCACAAGCAATGAATGACAATAACAATACTGGGTTGCCATTGACAACATCGGACTACAATATTCTGGATAACTTAGATTTTGAGATttctgaaatagaaaaactttacAATGATCTTAGTAGACAGCCAGATACTAATAGTTTAAAAGGGGATGGAATGcataaaaataatacatgtgaTCAAGAATTAACCAATGAAATTAACTTATTTAACAGTGACCTTGTTCAGTCATGTCAAGTTCAACCTGAACAAAATTTTCCAGACATATCAACAATCTGTGATAATAAGACTGTAAATAATGGTAAAGGGTTGTCAGGACATAAAGGGGAGGAGCACAAAATCCTGGATTACTCTCCGGAGTGGTCAAATTCTCAG gGAGGAGAAAAAGTTTTAGTTGTAGGTCCATGGTGTTCCTTGTCATctcattatttatgtttatttgataGTAAACCAGTACCAACAACATTAATACAGCCAGGTGTACTAAGGTGTTTTTCCCCAG cTCACAATGGCGGAGTAGCGTCATTACAAGTCAGCTGTGATGGTCATGTGATCTCTAACTCAGTACCATTTAAATATGTGTCACatgatgataaaaataaacaaaaatataactggTTCTCTATTTCTG TTGATGAGCTTAAGCTGTTGTTGTTAGATAGACTGTTTGTGATTCAGgaaaaactgaagaaaacaatGTCCCGTCAGCCTATACAAAAG CTGAAAGAAGAACTAAAAGCAGACCATTTTGAAAAGAAGGTTGTTTTATATGTAAAATCCTTAATTTCCAAGCCTTGGGGTAACATGACAATTTTTCCGAAACAAGGAAAGCGTAACATGACATTACTTCATATAGCAGCAGCTCTTGGGTATCAGGCATTGGTTCATACACTCATTGTATGGAG GACAGATAACCCCTCCTGGGTACTGGATTGTCAAGTAGATTCTCATGCATTAGATGATATGTCTTGTACACCATTG GTCTGGGCATGTGCAAAAGGTTACATATCAACAGTGCAATTCCTCTACCATTGGAATCCTGATTCAATACATATCATGACCAAAGATCAATTGTCTCCCTTTGCAGTAGCTAAAAAATTTGGTCACAGCTCAGTTGTCAATGAGTTGACTTCCCTTACAGGAAAATCTAGCAGCCTGTCTTCCCCTTCAAAACAAATAGATTCTTCCAAGGCTTTTAATACCCCTGCTGATAAAATGGAAGATAACAGTGTGTTCAAGTCACCAAATTCTGTGTTGGGAAGTCTACATATAGACATTCCAGGCCAGTATGTTCAGTCAATGAAAAGCAATAGACCCAAACATTCCGTACAATCTAGTCGACGTAAACTTGCCAAACACTTCTCCATTGATTGTACACCAGAAGACTTCAGTTATACTCCACCTAGTCAGTACGAAAGGCCAGTACGGGAAACGAACTCTGAACCCAGACTCTGTTCTGTCTCCAGTGCTTTGACAAGTACAAAAAATCCAATGCTTTACAATCCAGGGAGGGATCTGACCTCACCAGACATACTGATTAAACCAGACGAGGACCACAAAACAGCAATGGACCATACTGAAACACCATCAGTCCATGTAACAGGAACTACTTGTGTAGAAATGGATACAG GTGGCGACAGCAGTGAGGATGCTAAGAGACAAATGGTCAACCTAGCTCAACAAATCATAGCCGCCATGCCAATGAGGATCAAACTGTCTCCCAGTCGCGTTGATGATGCTGCAGAGTTTGCTGCCCGTGAGAGGAGCAGTTCATACAGCTCCATACCATCACAGCCATCTCCCCATGCCTCGTCGTATGAAGAGGATTCTGGCATATCTACTCCAATGGGGGATGGATTTGCTTTTGATGAGTACAG ATATTCTGACCTTGGTACACCAGCTTCCTCTCTCAACAGTCCCGAGTCTACCTGTATTCCTAGTCCCTACAGTCCATACGATTTCAAGCTAGACTCTCCACCTCCTACCACAGAAGAGTTCACAGAATACTTCAATGCTCCGGCTACATTCATGGAGAAAGATTTCTCTCTTCTTACATTATCAG ATCAAGAACAACGCAAACTCTATGAGGCAGCTAAATGCATACAAAAAACTTACAGAAAATTCCGTAACAAACAACAAATGACTCAACAACAGAAAGAAATGGAGGCAGCTGTTCTTATACAGAAATATTACAGGCGATATAAACAG TATGCGTATTATAAGAAAATGACCCAGGCAGCTGTATTGATACAAAGTCAGTTTAGAAGTTATTATGCTCAGAAACGGTTCAAGAAGAGTCGTGACGCAGCTGTTGTTATCCAAAATCAATACAGGACGTATAAAGAACATGAACGTCTAAAGAAGGGAGGCAACAAATCTGTCATCATACAGCAAAGATACAG
- the LOC139500694 gene encoding calmodulin-binding transcription activator 2-like isoform X2 — protein MKMDYPSPCNHHVRVPSCDFPKLPKQLDEIPSANEFPLFRHRWNSNEEVAAVLTAFDKHKEWMSLEVKIRPPSGSMILYSRKKVRYKKDGYCWKKRKGGKNIREDHMKLKVQGLECIYGSYVHSDILPTFHRRCYWLLQNPDIVLIHYLNVPYPDDGKVKIPMMPGSVEKKEWTKEELVEQLRPMFSAGSSDQMLEETVEKLVKHLIQYHESQDKNKGQNIGYKKISCHSKPEDGASSTGDPSSASIPDDSQCKDILMNTVCQLNAKTQQSFPQAPHQRHSGVLHIQPKATDSIPCSENLTQAPFLLSVSQLPTTSYLLLSGGVASNTVSSVTVTSGCQQQPIPHVLDQPIHHMSHPIQVPHNIPGQLNLFAHPNSTDHDPHKTQMVYSEAQNFMPTSCTQNKTDTGDVPHLRNVSADDIQDLIHSSFPVETSNNYANFPQAMNDNNNTGLPLTTSDYNILDNLDFEISEIEKLYNDLSRQPDTNSLKGDGMHKNNTCDQELTNEINLFNSDLVQSCQVQPEQNFPDISTICDNKTVNNGKGLSGHKGEEHKILDYSPEWSNSQGGEKVLVVGPWCSLSSHYLCLFDSKPVPTTLIQPGVLRCFSPAHNGGVASLQVSCDGHVISNSVPFKYVSHDDKNKQKYNWFSISVDELKLLLLDRLFVIQEKLKKTMSRQPIQKLKEELKADHFEKKVVLYVKSLISKPWGNMTIFPKQGKRNMTLLHIAAALGYQALVHTLIVWRTDNPSWVLDCQVDSHALDDMSCTPLVWACAKGYISTVQFLYHWNPDSIHIMTKDQLSPFAVAKKFGHSSVVNELTSLTGKSSSLSSPSKQIDSSKAFNTPADKMEDNSVFKSPNSVLGSLHIDIPGQYVQSMKSNRPKHSVQSSRRKLAKHFSIDCTPEDFSYTPPSQYERPVRETNSEPRLCSVSSALTSTKNPMLYNPGRDLTSPDILIKPDEDHKTAMDHTETPSVHVTGTTCVEMDTDLDDNMSDVSFSSQGSPLIDVERLSSDDEGRVTRIRTDRLSISGDSSEDAKRQMVNLAQQIIAAMPMRIKLSPSRVDDAAEFAARERSSSYSSIPSQPSPHASSYEEDSGISTPMGDGFAFDEYRYSDLGTPASSLNSPESTCIPSPYSPYDFKLDSPPPTTEEFTEYFNAPATFMEKDFSLLTLSDQEQRKLYEAAKCIQKTYRKFRNKQQMTQQQKEMEAAVLIQKYYRRYKQYAYYKKMTQAAVLIQSQFRSYYAQKRFKKSRDAAVVIQNQYRTYKEHERLKKGGNKSVIIQQRYRSHYQRIPKHVGRNSDGQIVQIVPEGPDREWKIVHVRRHTSRPKQLTRQHITANRR, from the exons GTTGTGATTTCCCCAAACTTCCGAAGCAGCTTGATGAAATCCCGTCTGCAAATGAATTTCCGTTGTTCCGACACCGCTGGAATTCCAATGAA GAGGTGGCAGCTGTGTTGACTGCATTTGACAAACATAAAGAATGGATGTCACTAGAAGTCAAAATCAG GCCCCCAAGTGGTTCTATGATACTGTACAGCAGAAAGAAAGTCAGATACAAAAAAGATGGTTATTGctggaaaaaaagaaaaggaggAAAAAATATACGAGAAGACCATATGAAGCTCAAAGTTCAAGGGTTAGAG TGTATTTATGGTTCCTATGTACATTCAGATATTCTACCCACTTTCCATAGAAGATGTTATTGGTTGTTACAG AATCCTGACATCGtgttaattcattatttaaatgttCCCTATCCTGACGACGGCAAGGTCAAAATTCCCATGATGCCGGGTTCTGTAGAGAAGAAAGAATGGACGAAAGAAGAACTAGTAGAACAGCTAAGACCAATGT TTTCTGCTGGAAGCTCAGATCAAATG CTTGAAGAAACAGTAGAAAAACTTGTAAAGCACCTTATACAGTACCATGAAAGTCAGGACAAgaacaaaggtcaaaatataggttACAAGAAGATAAGTTGTCATTCCAAGCCAGAAGATGGGGCCAGTTCAACAGGGGATCCATCTTCAGCTTCTATTCCTGATGATTCTCAGTGTAAAGACATATTAATGAACACAGTTTGCCAACTGAATGCTAAAACTCAACAGTCTTTCCCTCAGGCACCCCATCAAAGGCATTCAGGAGTTTTACATATCCAGCCTAAAGCCACTGATTCTATTCCTTGCTCAGAAAATCTCACTCAAGCTCCATTTTTGCTCAGTGTGAGTCAGTTACCAACGACAAGTTATTTGCTGCTGAGTGGAGGAGTAGCCTCAAACACTGTTTCATCTGTCACTGTAACATCGGGTTGCCAACAGCAACCAATTCCTCATGTTTTGGACCAGCCTATTCATCATATGTCTCATCCTATCCAAGTACCTCATAATATTCCGGGGCAGCTCAATTTATTTGCTCATCCTAACTCTACAGACCATGATCCTCATAAAACACAAATGGTATATTCTGAGGCACAGAATTTTATGCCTACTTCCTGTACACAGAATAAAACAGATACTGGTGACGTTCCTCATCTACGGAATGTGTCAGCCGATGACATACAGGACCTTATACATTCATCATTTCCTGTGGAAACATCAAACAATTACGCTAACTTCCCACAAGCAATGAATGACAATAACAATACTGGGTTGCCATTGACAACATCGGACTACAATATTCTGGATAACTTAGATTTTGAGATttctgaaatagaaaaactttacAATGATCTTAGTAGACAGCCAGATACTAATAGTTTAAAAGGGGATGGAATGcataaaaataatacatgtgaTCAAGAATTAACCAATGAAATTAACTTATTTAACAGTGACCTTGTTCAGTCATGTCAAGTTCAACCTGAACAAAATTTTCCAGACATATCAACAATCTGTGATAATAAGACTGTAAATAATGGTAAAGGGTTGTCAGGACATAAAGGGGAGGAGCACAAAATCCTGGATTACTCTCCGGAGTGGTCAAATTCTCAG gGAGGAGAAAAAGTTTTAGTTGTAGGTCCATGGTGTTCCTTGTCATctcattatttatgtttatttgataGTAAACCAGTACCAACAACATTAATACAGCCAGGTGTACTAAGGTGTTTTTCCCCAG cTCACAATGGCGGAGTAGCGTCATTACAAGTCAGCTGTGATGGTCATGTGATCTCTAACTCAGTACCATTTAAATATGTGTCACatgatgataaaaataaacaaaaatataactggTTCTCTATTTCTG TTGATGAGCTTAAGCTGTTGTTGTTAGATAGACTGTTTGTGATTCAGgaaaaactgaagaaaacaatGTCCCGTCAGCCTATACAAAAG CTGAAAGAAGAACTAAAAGCAGACCATTTTGAAAAGAAGGTTGTTTTATATGTAAAATCCTTAATTTCCAAGCCTTGGGGTAACATGACAATTTTTCCGAAACAAGGAAAGCGTAACATGACATTACTTCATATAGCAGCAGCTCTTGGGTATCAGGCATTGGTTCATACACTCATTGTATGGAG GACAGATAACCCCTCCTGGGTACTGGATTGTCAAGTAGATTCTCATGCATTAGATGATATGTCTTGTACACCATTG GTCTGGGCATGTGCAAAAGGTTACATATCAACAGTGCAATTCCTCTACCATTGGAATCCTGATTCAATACATATCATGACCAAAGATCAATTGTCTCCCTTTGCAGTAGCTAAAAAATTTGGTCACAGCTCAGTTGTCAATGAGTTGACTTCCCTTACAGGAAAATCTAGCAGCCTGTCTTCCCCTTCAAAACAAATAGATTCTTCCAAGGCTTTTAATACCCCTGCTGATAAAATGGAAGATAACAGTGTGTTCAAGTCACCAAATTCTGTGTTGGGAAGTCTACATATAGACATTCCAGGCCAGTATGTTCAGTCAATGAAAAGCAATAGACCCAAACATTCCGTACAATCTAGTCGACGTAAACTTGCCAAACACTTCTCCATTGATTGTACACCAGAAGACTTCAGTTATACTCCACCTAGTCAGTACGAAAGGCCAGTACGGGAAACGAACTCTGAACCCAGACTCTGTTCTGTCTCCAGTGCTTTGACAAGTACAAAAAATCCAATGCTTTACAATCCAGGGAGGGATCTGACCTCACCAGACATACTGATTAAACCAGACGAGGACCACAAAACAGCAATGGACCATACTGAAACACCATCAGTCCATGTAACAGGAACTACTTGTGTAGAAATGGATACAG ATTTAGATGACAACATGTCCGACGTATCCTTCTCCAGTCAAGGGAGCCCGCTCATTGATGTGGAACGTTTGTCTTCTGATGACGAGGGTCGTGTGACTAGAATTAGAACAGATAGATTATCTATCA GTGGCGACAGCAGTGAGGATGCTAAGAGACAAATGGTCAACCTAGCTCAACAAATCATAGCCGCCATGCCAATGAGGATCAAACTGTCTCCCAGTCGCGTTGATGATGCTGCAGAGTTTGCTGCCCGTGAGAGGAGCAGTTCATACAGCTCCATACCATCACAGCCATCTCCCCATGCCTCGTCGTATGAAGAGGATTCTGGCATATCTACTCCAATGGGGGATGGATTTGCTTTTGATGAGTACAG ATATTCTGACCTTGGTACACCAGCTTCCTCTCTCAACAGTCCCGAGTCTACCTGTATTCCTAGTCCCTACAGTCCATACGATTTCAAGCTAGACTCTCCACCTCCTACCACAGAAGAGTTCACAGAATACTTCAATGCTCCGGCTACATTCATGGAGAAAGATTTCTCTCTTCTTACATTATCAG ATCAAGAACAACGCAAACTCTATGAGGCAGCTAAATGCATACAAAAAACTTACAGAAAATTCCGTAACAAACAACAAATGACTCAACAACAGAAAGAAATGGAGGCAGCTGTTCTTATACAGAAATATTACAGGCGATATAAACAG TATGCGTATTATAAGAAAATGACCCAGGCAGCTGTATTGATACAAAGTCAGTTTAGAAGTTATTATGCTCAGAAACGGTTCAAGAAGAGTCGTGACGCAGCTGTTGTTATCCAAAATCAATACAGGACGTATAAAGAACATGAACGTCTAAAGAAGGGAGGCAACAAATCTGTCATCATACAGCAAAGATACAG